In a single window of the uncultured Dysgonomonas sp. genome:
- a CDS encoding RNA polymerase sigma-70 factor, giving the protein MLEPFDLKSFNKFYTDYHPRFIRFANTYVRDISIAEDITTEAFMTFWENRANLDSDSNVRAYVLTIIKNKCLNHLQHKKMQVKTLDNIQDIAHWELNVRITTLSACNPEELFSAEIEKIINQTLTALPERTLVVFKMSRYENKTHKEIAEALNITTKGVEFHITKALTQLRSNLKDYMSVFLAFFSI; this is encoded by the coding sequence ATGCTAGAGCCTTTTGATCTGAAATCGTTCAATAAATTTTACACGGATTATCATCCGCGTTTTATTCGTTTTGCAAATACCTATGTGAGAGATATTTCCATTGCTGAAGACATTACAACCGAAGCATTTATGACCTTTTGGGAAAACAGGGCTAACCTGGATTCAGATTCCAATGTAAGGGCTTATGTATTGACTATTATAAAAAATAAATGCCTCAACCATCTTCAACATAAAAAAATGCAGGTTAAGACTTTGGATAATATTCAGGATATAGCTCATTGGGAACTTAATGTACGCATAACAACCCTTTCGGCATGCAATCCGGAAGAGCTTTTTTCGGCGGAGATAGAAAAGATCATAAATCAGACATTAACCGCTTTACCGGAAAGAACACTGGTAGTGTTTAAGATGAGCAGATACGAAAATAAAACACATAAAGAGATTGCGGAAGCGTTGAATATTACAACGAAAGGTGTTGAGTTCCATATCACAAAAGCCTTGACACAGCTTCGTTCCAATCTTAAAGACTATATGTCTGTATTCCTGGCATTTTTCTCCATATAG
- a CDS encoding peptidoglycan DD-metalloendopeptidase family protein, with amino-acid sequence MQEKKNSLTEGLKKLRLLPLAAMFLLPMSSFAQHTGNTSESNADRAELKYKQRHSRMNANNLYADGIKIKRDLSILKEVQEERVLAADEIPAEDLYSGIWNNRYVNAYRSIENIPDTFTVNLANFTMPTMGHITSNFGPRRRRMHYGIDLKVQTGDTIYAAFDGKVRVKQYERRGYGYYLALRHPNGLETVYGHLSKFLVEEDDVVKSGDPIALGGNTGRSTGSHLHFEIRFLGNPINPIKIVDFENKVCHKDTYLVTADSYSRSSKGVNVNTLASSSTRSKANVKNKYASGNVNYHRIKSGDTLGAIARKYGTTVSKICSLNSITAKTTLRLGKSLRVS; translated from the coding sequence ATGCAAGAAAAGAAAAACAGTTTGACCGAGGGCTTAAAAAAACTGAGACTACTACCTTTAGCAGCTATGTTTTTACTACCTATGAGTAGTTTCGCCCAACACACTGGTAACACCTCAGAATCTAATGCAGACAGAGCCGAATTAAAGTATAAACAACGTCACAGCCGGATGAACGCGAATAATCTTTATGCTGATGGTATAAAGATTAAAAGAGATCTTTCTATATTGAAAGAAGTTCAGGAAGAGCGCGTGCTTGCTGCAGATGAAATACCGGCCGAAGACCTTTATAGTGGCATCTGGAACAACCGTTACGTAAATGCTTACCGCTCGATAGAAAATATACCCGATACATTTACTGTAAACCTGGCCAATTTTACAATGCCTACTATGGGGCATATAACATCCAACTTCGGTCCTCGTCGTCGCAGAATGCACTATGGTATAGATTTGAAGGTGCAGACCGGCGATACTATTTATGCGGCATTTGATGGAAAAGTACGTGTGAAGCAGTACGAGCGTCGCGGATATGGCTACTATCTGGCTCTTCGTCACCCAAATGGATTAGAAACTGTATATGGGCATTTATCTAAATTTTTGGTAGAAGAAGACGATGTTGTCAAATCAGGTGATCCTATTGCGTTAGGTGGAAATACCGGTCGCTCTACAGGGTCGCATCTCCATTTCGAAATCCGTTTCCTGGGGAATCCGATTAATCCTATAAAAATAGTCGATTTCGAAAATAAAGTATGCCATAAGGATACTTATCTGGTGACAGCTGATAGCTATAGCAGAAGTTCGAAAGGAGTAAATGTAAACACATTAGCATCTAGCAGTACCCGTTCGAAAGCAAATGTAAAAAATAAATACGCTTCAGGTAATGTTAATTACCACCGTATAAAATCTGGTGATACATTAGGAGCAATAGCCCGTAAGTATGGGACAACAGTAAGTAAAATCTGTTCATTGAATAGTATTACTGCAAAAACGACATTGCGTCTGGGAAAATCACTGAGGGTATCCTGA
- a CDS encoding TonB-dependent receptor, producing MKITTLLLFVGILSIYAEDSYSQKARVTINEKNIRLDKVLTEIEKQTDYLFIYNDKVETDQRVSVKANTKPVYQVLNDLFKETNVSYSMEGSHIILSNRNEQEASSVNTPLQEGKTITGKVLDANGEPLVGVSVAVKGTTTGTITDIDGSFSIRVPNPNSALVFSFIGFLSQEVDLKGQTTVNVTLSEDIKILDEIVVVGYGVQRKSDVVGSISVATADQLLQAPSYNALQGLKGKASGVTIFNTTGNPMGSDDNNGGQQRVIIRGVNSINTSTNPLYVVDGVQMSDIQFLNPNDIERMEVLKDASATAIYGARGANGVILVTTKRGATGAKGSKVSYAGWMSVSTLSKEVELLNSDEFMQVQRIGMSNISYYKPDRPNLTPDTSSKLLFDANGNPLYDTNWQKEATRDAFSHNHQLSIQTQGDRSSTGVFLNFTDQQGLLLNNYSKRLNAKFTYDTKVQDWLSIDANILVNHVWGNTINDSSGGQTARRTIWEMPPIYPVKWPDGSWSSTTQGGTNFGLEGMSNPVHELETSKRRRYKTKVFGNFAAVFHILPGLDLRTQIGVDANFRTSKNYFPNDLENISKPLGEASINHFNSLYWQEETYLTYSRAFNENHRLNATLGLSWSQNEDERDGTGNVKGFSDNFFGFDNLEAGTTPSAPTSSWSRWSMNSYFARASYTFKDRYMATATLRVDGSSRFGKNNKYAWFPSMGLGWMLSEESFMKDQTWLSNLKLHTSYGATGNTEIDPYLTKPALVSGTALLNGGRVPSIYPGGMPNPDLKWERTDQFDIGIDFGLLNNRINVEASYYYKKTNNLLLARPLPYTTGYTSVMDNIGRVDNQGIDFMLNTVNINTKDFRWETTFNMNYNKNEIKKLGANNEDILTDPNFLDGQVILRVGESLGSFWGYERLGTWSTDEAAEAAKVNAKPGEAKRSKDKKILGKGLPDLTGSFINRFYYKNFDLTVDLQFVSGVDVRQDFFHSAEDRTGIANTLKSSLYDAWRPDRQNTMVQQIRQANYADQNSVSDSHWVADGSYIRGNLIQLGYTFGPSVLKKLKVSSLRVNASVNNAFLICSSDFKGYDPEASSNTNRFGQNVFFYQYPTARTFSFGLNVSF from the coding sequence ATGAAAATCACGACGTTGTTATTATTCGTCGGAATCCTCTCTATTTATGCTGAAGACTCTTATTCGCAAAAAGCAAGAGTTACAATCAATGAAAAAAATATCAGGCTCGATAAGGTACTGACAGAAATAGAGAAGCAGACCGATTATCTTTTTATTTATAATGATAAAGTAGAAACAGATCAAAGAGTGTCGGTAAAGGCTAATACTAAGCCTGTTTACCAAGTATTAAACGATTTGTTTAAAGAAACGAATGTCAGCTATTCGATGGAGGGTTCACACATCATCTTGTCGAACAGAAATGAACAGGAAGCATCTTCTGTAAATACTCCTTTACAAGAAGGGAAAACAATTACCGGTAAGGTTCTGGATGCTAACGGAGAACCACTTGTCGGGGTAAGTGTTGCAGTAAAAGGTACTACTACAGGAACAATAACAGATATTGACGGATCATTCTCGATAAGAGTTCCGAATCCCAATTCGGCCCTTGTATTTTCATTTATCGGATTCCTTTCTCAAGAAGTAGACTTGAAGGGACAAACTACCGTAAATGTTACTCTATCAGAAGATATAAAAATATTAGACGAAATAGTTGTAGTAGGATATGGAGTGCAACGCAAATCGGATGTTGTGGGTTCGATAAGTGTTGCTACAGCTGATCAACTCCTTCAGGCACCCTCATATAATGCGTTGCAGGGATTGAAAGGAAAAGCATCGGGGGTAACAATCTTTAACACGACAGGCAATCCAATGGGTAGCGATGATAACAACGGGGGGCAACAACGGGTTATTATTCGTGGTGTCAACTCTATTAATACAAGTACAAATCCATTATATGTTGTGGATGGCGTGCAGATGAGCGACATTCAATTCCTTAATCCGAATGATATCGAGCGAATGGAAGTACTGAAAGATGCTTCTGCCACGGCTATTTACGGGGCCCGTGGTGCAAACGGTGTTATCCTTGTTACCACAAAAAGAGGTGCAACAGGAGCTAAGGGATCAAAGGTGTCCTATGCCGGATGGATGAGCGTATCCACTCTTTCGAAAGAAGTAGAATTACTGAATTCCGACGAGTTTATGCAAGTTCAGCGTATAGGTATGTCTAATATCAGCTATTATAAACCGGACAGACCGAATCTGACTCCGGATACATCATCAAAGTTGCTGTTCGATGCTAACGGAAATCCACTTTATGATACCAATTGGCAGAAAGAAGCCACCAGGGATGCCTTTTCTCATAATCACCAGTTAAGCATTCAGACTCAGGGTGATAGATCATCTACGGGTGTATTCCTTAACTTTACTGATCAACAGGGCCTTTTACTTAATAACTATTCGAAACGTCTGAATGCTAAGTTCACATATGACACTAAGGTACAAGACTGGCTGTCTATTGATGCTAATATACTGGTAAACCATGTATGGGGTAATACTATAAACGACAGCAGTGGGGGACAAACAGCCCGCAGAACAATTTGGGAAATGCCACCAATCTATCCGGTAAAATGGCCTGATGGAAGCTGGTCTAGCACTACACAGGGAGGCACTAACTTCGGCCTCGAAGGTATGTCTAATCCTGTGCATGAACTGGAAACGTCAAAAAGAAGAAGATATAAAACAAAAGTATTCGGAAACTTTGCAGCTGTATTTCATATTTTACCGGGGCTGGACCTGCGCACACAAATCGGGGTTGATGCCAATTTCAGGACATCAAAGAATTATTTCCCAAACGATCTGGAAAATATATCAAAACCGTTGGGAGAGGCTTCTATAAACCATTTCAATTCTCTATACTGGCAAGAAGAAACATACCTTACATACAGCAGGGCATTTAATGAAAATCATCGCCTGAATGCTACTCTGGGACTTAGCTGGTCACAGAATGAAGATGAAAGAGATGGAACCGGAAATGTAAAAGGATTCAGCGATAACTTCTTTGGTTTTGATAATCTTGAAGCTGGTACAACTCCATCGGCTCCTACTTCCAGTTGGTCTCGCTGGTCTATGAATTCATATTTTGCCCGTGCCAGTTATACATTCAAAGACAGGTATATGGCAACTGCGACTTTGCGCGTCGATGGTTCTTCACGCTTCGGTAAGAATAATAAATATGCTTGGTTCCCTTCAATGGGGCTGGGATGGATGCTTTCGGAAGAAAGCTTCATGAAAGATCAGACCTGGTTATCAAACCTAAAGCTTCATACTAGCTACGGAGCTACAGGTAATACTGAAATCGATCCATATCTCACAAAACCGGCGCTTGTTTCGGGTACAGCACTCTTAAATGGGGGACGTGTTCCTTCTATCTATCCGGGTGGTATGCCAAACCCTGACTTGAAATGGGAAAGAACAGACCAGTTCGATATCGGTATAGACTTTGGCCTGCTCAACAACAGAATTAATGTAGAAGCTTCTTATTACTATAAGAAAACTAACAACCTGTTATTGGCTCGCCCTCTACCCTATACAACAGGTTATACCAGTGTGATGGATAATATAGGCAGGGTAGATAACCAAGGTATAGACTTTATGTTGAATACAGTGAATATCAACACTAAAGATTTCCGTTGGGAAACTACATTCAATATGAACTATAATAAAAATGAAATCAAGAAACTGGGAGCAAACAATGAAGATATACTGACCGACCCTAACTTCCTCGATGGACAGGTAATTCTTCGCGTAGGTGAGTCTCTCGGCTCATTTTGGGGCTATGAACGCCTTGGTACATGGAGTACCGACGAGGCAGCAGAGGCAGCCAAGGTAAATGCAAAACCGGGAGAAGCAAAGCGTTCGAAAGACAAGAAAATCTTAGGAAAGGGATTGCCTGACCTTACCGGTAGTTTCATTAATAGATTCTATTATAAAAACTTTGACCTGACTGTAGACTTGCAATTTGTATCGGGTGTAGACGTAAGACAAGACTTCTTCCACTCGGCAGAAGACCGTACTGGTATTGCAAACACATTGAAATCTTCATTGTATGATGCATGGAGACCAGACCGTCAGAATACAATGGTACAACAAATCCGTCAGGCAAACTATGCAGACCAGAACTCTGTAAGTGACTCGCACTGGGTAGCGGATGGCTCCTATATAAGAGGAAATCTGATTCAGTTAGGTTATACGTTCGGACCATCGGTATTGAAAAAACTAAAAGTGAGCAGCCTGAGAGTGAATGCAAGTGTAAACAATGCATTCCTGATTTGTTCATCCGATTTCAAGGGATACGACCCGGAAGCATCTTCAAACACCAACCGGTTTGGACAGAATGTATTCTTCTATCAGTATCCTACAGCCAGAACATTCTCCTTTGGGCTAAATGTTAGTTTTTAA
- a CDS encoding Mfa1 family fimbria major subunit (Members of this family are fimbrial shaft proteins (major subunit proteins), found in the Bacteriodetes. The family is named for Mfa1 from Porphyromonas gingivalis, and is related to but distinct from the family of FimA from the species.) yields the protein MLLHLFIAPDITAQAVSNGANRIKVQATRIASRVIVTSTAAADMVDENNVKIGTVSNVTYSVAQGTNQVYFTSQPDYLTWGTSYVPALGDYATEATKYYDYSDLSTPTAVPAKPTAADGYKSLAGKFLFENTHTEGDVKTSQYKKGNTAYVLVKAKFTPEASAIADGGTLTNGTFYVGGTDGKIYSSKEAAQAAVQNQKVALYEGGKMLQYAWLNPDDLSKPMNSPVVRNNVYHINITAFKKIGYNWNPLDPKPDNPDPKPGNPDEPEPPIDPIDPLSPEETHMSVDISVLNWTVHSYDIEL from the coding sequence GTGCTTCTACATTTATTTATTGCACCGGATATCACAGCGCAGGCTGTATCAAATGGTGCTAATAGGATCAAGGTACAGGCAACGCGTATTGCTTCACGGGTAATAGTAACTTCAACTGCTGCTGCCGATATGGTAGATGAAAACAATGTGAAAATAGGAACTGTATCTAATGTGACTTATTCTGTAGCACAAGGTACTAATCAAGTCTATTTTACAAGTCAACCTGATTATCTGACATGGGGTACTTCTTATGTTCCTGCTCTGGGTGATTACGCCACAGAAGCAACTAAGTATTATGACTATTCGGATTTGTCAACACCGACAGCCGTTCCTGCAAAACCGACAGCTGCCGATGGCTATAAATCACTCGCTGGTAAATTCTTGTTTGAAAATACACACACAGAAGGAGATGTAAAAACATCCCAGTATAAAAAAGGGAATACAGCTTATGTACTCGTAAAAGCTAAATTTACACCGGAAGCATCTGCTATTGCTGACGGAGGAACTCTTACCAATGGCACATTCTATGTAGGAGGAACCGATGGGAAAATATATTCCAGCAAAGAAGCAGCACAAGCAGCTGTACAAAACCAGAAAGTTGCCTTGTATGAAGGTGGTAAAATGCTTCAGTACGCATGGCTCAACCCTGATGATTTATCAAAACCTATGAACTCTCCTGTTGTGAGAAATAATGTTTATCATATAAATATTACTGCATTCAAGAAAATAGGTTATAACTGGAACCCGCTGGATCCTAAACCAGACAATCCGGATCCTAAGCCAGGTAATCCAGACGAACCGGAACCACCGATTGATCCGATAGATCCGCTTTCTCCTGAAGAAACCCACATGTCTGTAGACATATCTGTTCTGAACTGGACCGTACACTCTTATGATATAGAGTTATAA
- the ndk gene encoding nucleoside-diphosphate kinase gives MEKTLVILKPSCVQRALMGEVISRFEKKGLRLAGMKMMQLTDTILNEHYAHLKERPFFQRVKDSMQICPVVVQCWEGIDAAKVVRSLIGVTNGREAAAGTVRGDFSVSAQENIVHASDSAESARIELKRFFADNEIFDYKLSTHAHLYACDEI, from the coding sequence ATGGAGAAAACCCTTGTAATTCTTAAACCTTCATGCGTTCAACGAGCGTTGATGGGAGAGGTTATCTCCCGCTTCGAAAAGAAAGGTTTACGATTGGCCGGGATGAAGATGATGCAGTTGACCGACACTATTTTGAACGAACATTATGCACATCTGAAAGAACGTCCGTTCTTTCAACGAGTAAAAGATTCTATGCAAATATGCCCCGTTGTAGTTCAATGTTGGGAAGGAATAGATGCGGCTAAAGTAGTCCGGTCCCTAATTGGTGTGACCAACGGACGTGAGGCAGCAGCAGGTACAGTCAGAGGCGACTTTTCGGTGAGTGCCCAGGAAAATATTGTACATGCTTCCGATTCTGCAGAGTCGGCAAGAATAGAATTAAAAAGATTTTTCGCAGATAACGAGATTTTTGATTATAAACTATCTACACACGCACACTTGTATGCATGTGACGAGATTTAA
- a CDS encoding FecR domain-containing protein, protein MDFKLLYKFFEGLTTQEEDETIRQWVTDSPENEKHFFEERKMFDAVLLNTKEADIKEDMELQSALSGSRPRISIYFREFIKIAAIVAITLLGSWYYFIHINKSNKLLAMQTISVPAGQRLNIVLPDGTDVWLNAKTTIKYPVSFNEKERLILLDGQAYFDVARNKEVPFLVKTRDGIIQALGTKFDVMAYTDSRSFETVLMEGSVKVKAACDSSQSMILTPGNKAYLKNGKLETAYVDDFSAYEWKDGLISFKNESFAQIMKSFEKIYDIKIVIENPKVGNLIYTGKFRVIDGVGYALRVLQKDVKFKYERDTEKHIIYIK, encoded by the coding sequence ATGGATTTTAAATTACTATATAAGTTTTTTGAGGGTCTTACAACTCAGGAGGAAGATGAGACAATAAGACAGTGGGTAACGGATTCTCCGGAAAATGAAAAACATTTTTTCGAAGAGCGTAAAATGTTCGATGCTGTGCTGCTTAATACGAAAGAGGCAGATATTAAAGAGGATATGGAGCTACAATCTGCACTATCCGGAAGTCGCCCCCGTATATCTATTTACTTCAGGGAGTTTATAAAAATAGCAGCTATTGTGGCTATTACGTTGTTGGGGAGCTGGTACTATTTTATCCACATAAATAAGAGTAATAAGCTGCTCGCAATGCAGACTATTTCGGTGCCTGCCGGGCAGCGTCTGAACATAGTATTACCCGATGGCACCGATGTGTGGCTGAATGCCAAAACAACGATAAAATATCCGGTATCTTTTAACGAAAAGGAACGCTTGATACTATTGGACGGACAGGCTTATTTTGATGTGGCAAGAAACAAAGAAGTCCCTTTTCTTGTGAAAACGCGTGATGGAATAATTCAGGCATTGGGTACAAAGTTTGACGTAATGGCTTATACAGACAGTCGTAGTTTCGAAACAGTGCTGATGGAAGGAAGCGTAAAGGTGAAGGCTGCATGTGATTCCTCGCAGTCGATGATATTGACGCCCGGCAACAAGGCGTATCTGAAGAATGGAAAACTAGAAACCGCATATGTAGACGACTTTAGTGCTTATGAATGGAAGGATGGACTGATTAGCTTCAAGAATGAATCATTTGCCCAAATAATGAAATCGTTTGAGAAGATATATGATATAAAAATCGTAATCGAAAACCCTAAGGTTGGCAATCTTATATACACTGGCAAATTCCGTGTTATCGATGGCGTAGGGTATGCTTTACGCGTATTGCAGAAAGATGTTAAATTCAAATACGAAAGGGATACCGAAAAACATATTATATATATAAAGTAG
- a CDS encoding RagB/SusD family nutrient uptake outer membrane protein translates to MKKILYIVIAFFLIGLYSSCNDFLEEKQQSSKDIESAFQSKDDGFAAVNMLYRNGVSNYFNAGSAYIAPYLFYGGYRTGLFDNQYAGQHLFNSNIYSMTIDSSVNDGELVNLWRQAYQEITRFANFALVGIPICPGLSDTERAQLMAEAKFFRALNYFYLVKNFGAVPIVDKPMVSLNDDIYPRRSSVKAVYEFILTDLNSALNDGGLLDKSMPDNALRVTKGSVLALLADVNLNMAGYPLNDASKYAEAAQYAKMIKDNSAYALIQSTDKGTKSVYNILRTSDAEKEYLYQMEFEGSITQGGWYPTYAFPMGWVANNPGVIKYSITCSTYNPNAGLLKIYDANDDLRIQEGQYFHTSYKGIALDDKGSRYPHFFVEEEALESTALSSKDRVMYRTAEMYLTFAEADVMSKGTVGDEAVDALATIQARASLNKTKDQIKATLTTLSKDEFVQEVWKERIRELMFECKIWNDVTRTRMYPDISTPNISFVPVIGAKTPYSATFQEKDLLYPYPNSEIQRNPNLMQEPIN, encoded by the coding sequence ATGAAAAAAATATTATATATAGTTATAGCATTTTTCCTTATTGGTTTATATTCTTCTTGTAATGATTTCCTGGAAGAAAAACAACAATCAAGCAAGGATATCGAAAGTGCTTTTCAGTCAAAAGATGATGGATTCGCGGCTGTAAACATGCTTTACAGAAATGGGGTATCCAATTATTTCAACGCAGGAAGCGCCTATATCGCCCCCTATCTGTTTTACGGAGGTTATCGTACAGGTTTGTTTGACAATCAATATGCCGGGCAGCATTTATTTAACTCCAACATTTATAGTATGACTATCGACAGTAGTGTAAATGACGGAGAATTGGTTAACCTGTGGCGTCAGGCATATCAGGAAATAACCCGGTTTGCAAATTTTGCTCTTGTAGGAATTCCTATTTGTCCAGGTCTGTCAGATACAGAACGTGCTCAGTTGATGGCCGAAGCTAAATTCTTTAGGGCACTTAACTATTTCTACCTTGTGAAGAACTTTGGAGCTGTCCCAATTGTAGATAAACCTATGGTATCATTGAATGATGATATTTATCCGCGTCGTTCATCGGTGAAAGCGGTATATGAATTTATTCTGACTGATCTGAACTCAGCATTGAACGATGGCGGATTGCTGGACAAATCGATGCCGGATAACGCATTAAGGGTAACAAAAGGCAGTGTTCTGGCTCTATTGGCTGACGTAAACCTCAATATGGCAGGCTATCCGCTCAATGATGCATCAAAATATGCTGAAGCCGCCCAATATGCTAAAATGATAAAGGACAATAGTGCATACGCGCTCATACAAAGTACAGATAAAGGAACTAAAAGTGTATATAATATCTTACGCACTTCCGATGCGGAAAAAGAATATCTTTATCAAATGGAATTTGAAGGAAGTATTACTCAGGGTGGCTGGTATCCGACATATGCCTTCCCTATGGGATGGGTTGCCAATAACCCGGGGGTAATAAAGTATTCTATTACATGTTCCACTTATAATCCGAATGCAGGTTTGCTGAAAATATATGATGCAAATGACGACTTGCGTATCCAGGAAGGACAGTATTTCCATACAAGTTATAAAGGAATAGCATTGGATGATAAGGGTTCCAGATATCCTCACTTTTTTGTAGAAGAAGAAGCTCTTGAATCTACAGCGTTGTCCAGCAAAGACAGGGTAATGTACCGCACAGCAGAGATGTATTTGACATTCGCCGAAGCCGACGTGATGAGTAAAGGTACTGTTGGTGATGAGGCCGTTGACGCTTTGGCAACAATACAGGCTAGAGCTTCCCTGAATAAAACAAAAGATCAGATAAAGGCAACATTGACCACATTGTCTAAAGATGAATTTGTGCAGGAAGTATGGAAGGAAAGAATCCGTGAATTGATGTTTGAATGTAAAATATGGAATGATGTAACCCGCACAAGAATGTATCCGGATATATCTACTCCGAATATTTCATTCGTCCCCGTAATTGGAGCTAAGACTCCTTATAGTGCAACATTCCAGGAAAAAGATTTATTGTATCCCTACCCTAACTCGGAAATACAACGTAATCCTAATCTGATGCAAGAACCTATAAATTGA
- a CDS encoding solute carrier family 23 protein has translation MEEKKVVLGIKEKPRPAQWLLLSIQHLFAMFGATVLVPALTGMSPAVALISSGIGTLVFIAITKGKVPSYLGSSFAFINPIIAVKALELDPASGVGMGSFLVGSFLVGVTYSVVALIITRAGTKWLMKLLPPVVVGPVIMVIGLGLSATAVNMSTNNPAGDYDLTYVMVGLVTLTITILTAIFTRGFLSVIPVLVGIVGGYIFSIILGIVDLQAVIDAKWIQLPPFEVPFVHYTPSFTWRIFLMMVPVAIVPIAEHIGHQLVLSKVVNKDLIKDPGLDKSMLGDGVATMIAASIGGPPVTTYGENIGVLAITRAFSIYLFVGAAIFAILFGFCGKIAALLTTIPTPVMGGVSILLFGIIASSGLRMLVENKVDFSRKRNLIISSVILVIGIGGAAIHIGKMFSLEGMALASIIGVVLNQVLPGKQVVDFDEMFKD, from the coding sequence ATGGAAGAGAAAAAAGTAGTATTAGGAATTAAAGAGAAGCCCAGGCCGGCACAATGGCTGCTATTGAGTATTCAGCATTTGTTTGCTATGTTTGGCGCTACGGTTTTAGTTCCCGCTCTGACAGGAATGAGCCCTGCAGTAGCATTGATTTCCAGCGGTATAGGCACACTTGTATTTATTGCGATAACGAAGGGGAAGGTACCTTCTTATCTAGGATCTTCATTTGCCTTTATCAACCCTATTATCGCAGTAAAAGCTTTGGAACTTGACCCTGCATCGGGAGTAGGCATGGGTAGTTTTCTTGTAGGCAGTTTCCTTGTCGGAGTTACTTACTCCGTTGTTGCTTTGATTATTACAAGGGCGGGAACAAAATGGCTCATGAAATTATTACCGCCTGTAGTTGTTGGGCCTGTTATTATGGTTATTGGGCTGGGGCTTTCGGCAACAGCGGTGAATATGTCTACTAATAATCCGGCCGGAGATTATGATCTTACTTATGTTATGGTTGGATTGGTAACTCTTACTATAACCATTCTTACTGCAATATTTACCCGTGGTTTCCTAAGCGTAATACCTGTACTTGTAGGTATCGTAGGGGGATATATATTCTCTATAATTCTGGGTATTGTCGATTTGCAGGCTGTAATAGATGCCAAATGGATTCAACTACCTCCATTCGAAGTACCTTTCGTTCATTATACACCGTCATTTACATGGAGAATATTCCTAATGATGGTTCCTGTAGCCATTGTTCCTATTGCCGAGCACATTGGCCATCAGTTAGTACTTAGTAAAGTTGTAAACAAAGACCTGATAAAAGATCCCGGTCTTGATAAGTCTATGCTCGGAGATGGTGTTGCTACGATGATAGCAGCCTCTATTGGTGGACCTCCGGTAACAACATATGGTGAGAATATCGGTGTATTAGCTATTACACGTGCATTCAGTATCTATCTTTTTGTCGGTGCTGCTATATTTGCGATTCTATTTGGTTTTTGCGGTAAAATAGCAGCCTTGCTTACCACAATTCCAACTCCGGTAATGGGAGGAGTATCTATCTTATTGTTTGGTATTATCGCTTCCAGTGGATTGCGTATGCTAGTGGAGAATAAAGTGGATTTCAGCCGTAAGCGCAACCTTATCATATCGTCAGTTATTCTGGTTATAGGTATTGGTGGTGCAGCTATTCATATCGGAAAAATGTTTTCGCTGGAGGGGATGGCTCTGGCGTCTATCATCGGTGTCGTTTTGAATCAAGTATTGCCGGGTAAGCAAGTTGTAGATTTCGACGAAATGTTTAAAGATTAA